tagacacttgcaacattgcttcaccactcacaaagctttccttctgcaggtggggactgggggctcgaaactgggtccttgcgcattattgcatatgcgctcaaccaggtgtgccaccacccagtcccctgagaAGCACTTCTTTTCAGAGATATCTAAACATGAAGACTTCCTGCTGTCCATAGCCAGGACACTAGGAGGGACGAAGCACATGATCACATGCGCCAGCAAATAGATGGTACCATTGAGCTCAGTGATTTAGGGACCACAGTGAAACTGTGCTTAGCCATGAATGCATAGCTCCTAGTCTGCACCTGATTGTGGGAAGGGAGAACCCCAAGCCAAGATAAACTACCAAGTGGCCCAATCCAACCACACAGATGTGCCTCAGGGTTTATAGTTTCTAAAAGTGGAAATTTACAAGTTGTTTATGAAGTATGCTTAACACCATTGGCTTTGAGATTTAATGATAATTGAAATACACTGCACTTCCACAGTCAATTACCTCACATTAACCCTGCAGGTGAATAAAGGATGATTAGTCAGAACAGAGGAAGAAACCACATTTTAATCTTTCTCCATGGGTTGCCCAAAGAGTCATGTCCTTCTTGAAGTTGTAGATTTGTTTGCTCATAATGTATAAGCTACAGAAAGATTTATTCCATAATAGAttaatcttcttctagcatttgcccttcttccctagccagtcaacagcgtcaggttgagcctgatgtaaagtttcgagacctcctttgaatctggagaggtggcagtcattgactatgtgggtcatagtctgtctgtagccgcaggggcagttcgggtcgtctctggctccccagtgatggaacatagtggcgcaccggccatggcctgttcaatagcgattgaggagggcccaatcataacgtgctaggtcaaagccgggttgacgcttgcaggggtctgtaatgaggtgttggttcttcacctcagctgactgccaactctgtttccaagagtctggaacagagaagttcagtgtaggcataggggaccagattgggtgacgagacgtcaagcattggacagggtgggcgaagatatccgcgtatattggcaggtccggtcgagcgtagacgtgggaaatgaacttagatgatgccgcatcccgacgaatatctggcggggcgatgttgctaagaactggcagccatggaaccggggtggaacggatggttccagaaattatcctcctggaggaatataatttggaatcgaccaagtggacatgggggctacggaaccatactggggcacagtattctgcagtggaatagcataatgccagagatgatgatcgtagtgtggaagcgctcgcgccccatgaggagctggccagtcttgcaatgatgttattcctcgcgcccacctttgctgcagtttttatgagatgttcgtgaaatgacagagtgcgattgagagtaacgccaagatagactggctgggtttcatgccggattctcgtatcgccaagctgcacattaagctcacgcgaggccgaggcatggtgtagatggaaaacagatgataccgtttttgcagtgctagggattagtcgccattttttacagtaatcagatatcagagacatgtctttcgtgagtgtttcctcgaggatgtcgaacttggatgcctgagttgcacagcagatgtcatcggcgtagatgaacttccttgaagaagtttctgggaggtcattgatgtaaatattaaatagcgtaggagccagaacagagccctgggggaggccacttgagataagtctccatctgctagacttgtcacccagatgcacccggaatcttctgttttggagaagaaacgatatagtgttggccacccatggaggcaggcatcaaTAATAGATCAATAATATCTAGTAAGTAAAAGAATCTCTTGTTCTTTCTGGAGCTGAATCAATAGAAATGGTTAAGACACATGTGGttcatagtctcacaaatcactatttaattaatataagaggggaaaatggattgaatgtctcaaactttttggtgCATaatcatagctctgagtatatgttccttcagtctaagcacttaagactgcaaattggtaatcagattgaattttaacagtgggctcaagttGTTAATAcagttctaataatgacttgttctttgaaatattaaatctcctaaaagcttagaccagggagaacagaagcaattgttggcatcactttataagatacaactatatgtAGATAAcactaaaggacataaattatggtgaggtcttgcgtgatacagcaaatcctaacaatgggattttcaaagttaacacacctgtcaaataatttggttataacaataactatctattgccttcttaaaccctaagacagcaggaaacttcccaTTGTCTACAAaaactatatttctcccagtcttggaacttCTGGGGAAGGGcaaactttcctgcatgtttctctcagttcataccaattgatactgcatctgctgataccaGCCTATTCAGTGCAGTCAGTACCACCTGGAcattggattgtgtccagagacgccaggtgtagaatgtcaaccctccagcttcatttctttggtgagacctttcctagcttgtTGGACtcattaattccatttcaggtggtgcacttcctaacaacgcctcaaaacctagctatagacaAGGGCCCGTGAGATAGGACTTATGTACACATGtagccataagttaggggaaaatatacaccttaaagcaatagCACACAATGGTTTGCAGTCAGTCAAtgaatgcagcaagcaagtagaaagacctaaaaaagacaccataaagtacctaatcaaatagtttctacttagacttagacaccctcctcaccttgctatttcacttccctcaatcactccaaagctaaacttgtcagacaaagtaaggactacaaaagctggataagggcacgagactggcatactttaatgatgactccttggtcactagcaggccaccccaccacctggagccctagtcaggaagtcctgtgattctcacacagacatgatgggaatagacctctaacagatccctctttccatggtcactggtcacctccatcaggaacaacataatggacccctttgtgggcccctacaggaccttgccctcaatgtggatcaacaatggtagggactgttcatTCTCttaagggaggttgggcaacatactctatcactcgagggagatgagtcctgaaattagtgcagcctggaatgttcctagccatgaccacagaatgtgagctcagatctacagcgatgtaaggttacataggctcctgtgttgaatatgggccccaactcaaattgatgggctttgtagttaacaatatttatacatttcccccatatttgggggctactctcttccatgatctagctttctagtcctttttccaactatgacaccatgtcCTTAGACAATATCTTGgttcacctacatgttagctgtcagactcagggaaaaactaataaagccatgggccccttggaatatacctaaaatagacttactagttttttccaaaacggagacctcaaatcttcatcagcagtattctagcctttaggtttatgattagtcaaaatttgctctgctttctgtctgaactctttttcagccaccaggttccagatgatagcatgatgccaacctgacttccctgggcagacgaccccactagggaaagagagtgacaggctgggagtttggatctacctgccaacgcccatgttcagtggggaagcaattacagaagccagaccttccaccttctgcaccccataaagaattttgggccatactcccagagggatgaaaaataggaaagctttcaagggcaaggggggggatgggatagggagttctggtggttggaactgtgtggaattttggaATTGAATctattatcctatgttcttgtaaatatctccattttataaataaaaaatagaaaaagaacatGTGTAATCAAAGAGCAACCTCTACACACCAGATTTTTCAGTTATGGCACATGACCAGCAGGGGGCGCATGATCCCTATGTAAATCATCTATTTCCTTTTAACTTCATTCAATGCTTATATTTTAACAGGGTCGTTCCATCGGATCACGAAAGATATTTCTCAGAACACTCAGGTTCACAAATCTCCCTGCAATGTTTCTGAAAAACTCAGTACTCCCGTTTAACTTTGCTGGTTCTCTGGTTTTCCACTCCTAACAGAAACCTTGAAATtagaaacctggagagaaacaaaATATCTGAGTGGACTGACAATGAGGAGGATGCTGTAAATTAGAACTAGATGGATTTAGTGAATCAAGACTAGGGAGAAGTAGGAGTAGAAATTGTACCAGATCCTGAGACCCACCAGGCAGTTATGTGTCCTTCCACTTCAGTTAAGAGAAACACACTTCTCACAAGCTAACTGACTGAGTCTGAGTCAGTCAGCTACCCCCAGATACCCTCTGCATCAGTCAGCTACCCTCCACTTGAACCCATGGAATTCCAGATATTTACACTGTCTCCCACTAATGGGGCTGTTCTATAAGATGAAATgtaaattctattttaaaataggTTTTAAAATAGTTCAAAAATTCAAGTAGTTCTATTTaatgaaaatttaatttaaaaaataaaagcaattttaATATAATGAAAAGGCAACATGTTTTTCTAAATGTTAACACAATCAAAGATAGGTGTCTGTTAtgtgaaaatataaatattattaaatacaagaataaataaatagataaataaataaatacataaataaagtaccAGGGCAGTCATCTCAGGGACACATTATAGCTTAAAACAACAAAGTAAATACTTGCTAATTAAATTCAGAAAATTCTATGACTATAGCAGAAACAAGAGTCTTTAGAATGGCCAGAGACACATACGCAAAATGGCAACTAGTTGATGAGATTCACTTCAAGGTGACCCCAGCTCTTCATCCTTGACTCTTTCTTGCAAGGttgtggacagagagaaggatcTCATGATTTCCACTCTGATGACCTCCCAGGCACACGCACTGtacttcttctctttcaggtAGAGACGAATTCTCTGGAAGTACCTCTTCATCTccagggaagctctcccataGCTCAGGGCAGAGTCCTCCTCTGTCCCCAGCTGCACCAAGCAGGAGTCCAGGTGTTCCAGCTGCTGGTGCAGCCCTGTGCGCACCTGGTCCAGGAGGGTCTTGTCCCAGGCAGCAGAGGCGCGCTCTGACAGGAGGAGCTGGAAGGCCTGCTGCACCATCTCATGGTGCACAGACATGACCTGGACCTTCTGCAACTGGCTGCCATCCACCTGCTGCCAGGGGAATCTGAAGTCTCTCCTGTCCTTCAGGCAGGACAGAGGGGACAGTCTCCTCATTTGGCCCAGAAGCCTCATGTTTTGGATGCTGTCCAGGACATGGCTCTGGGGCAGCTCACAACCCAGAGAGCCACTGGGGCCACAACTGAGCACCACCAGGGTCATCAGGAGAGACAGCAGGAGGGCCATTGGCAAAAGGAGGGTGCTGCTGGCCTGGCAGAGCTGAGTGACCGGGTGAACCTGGGATCCTGGGTTCTCTGAAGACAAGCTCTCAAGCCTGCCCTTTAAATAGGGAACACAGATTTTCACTTTCTAATCATCTCTATGCTTCTTCATTTTCTAATCGTCTCTATGCTTCTTCTTCCACTTTTCATTTTCACTTACTTGTTCTCTATATAGTCTATGGAGATACAAtcagtttatatatttttatattttttatttatttatttattttcccttttgtttcccttgttgttttttattgttgttataataataattgttgttgttgttggataggacagagagaaatggagacaggcggggaagacagagagggagagagaaagacagacacctgcagacctgcttcactacctgtgaagtgactcccctgcaggtggggagccaggggctccaatcggCATCTAGACTCCCAAtcagtctattttttaaaattttgtagtaGAAGCTCAAATTTCACTGTAATCATTGGCTATCTCAATCTAAATGAATACTTATCAAATGAGAAGAATCTCCCCCCCACCACATCCTAAAGTCGGAAGTacattgccccccccccaagaaattcATCTATTTCGAGCAGGGGTACAGACTGGAGGGAGCTCTAAGAAACTACTGGACACAAAAGTGTAGATATAACTTTATTCCTGGGGGAACACAGTCCCcatggtggggttggggggtggtagGGTAGGAGCTGGAGGGCAGCTCTTCTGAGTTGCTTCTCACAGCCCCTTTTATGCACAGAAAGAGCACACCTGGCTACACACTGGTAATTATACAGTAGCATGATTATCTAACAAGATACATCTGATCCTAGGTTTTTACATAACACATTTACTCATTATTATTTCAGAACATACATCCAGTCCTAGGCAGGGAAATTCTGTCAGCTTCATCTTCCTTTCCATGCGTGTATGTATAGTCATATACACTTTCTCATTCAGCAGTGTTACTCTCTATTTTAGAAAACACCTTTGTATCCTAACCCTGGACTCCAATTTACCTTATTGACTTTGCAGAGGAAGTCAAATTTCTCAAGCCTCTGGGGTTCTTTTGGTATTTAGTGATACCAGGCTTACACTGATAATTAAGCTCTCGAGAACCAAGAATGGGTTTTTTAATCTACTCTTTCAGAAAAGGTATTAATAACTATTAATGAATGAGTTTGGCTTATGTGTCCCTTCCTATTAAAACATATTCATGTAGATTCAGGGGTTATTATTCACTAGGGCCACAGGGTTAGGAGAGTATACATGCTAGCATTTCTGCATGGTTTTACTCTAGACCTTCTCTTCAAGTTATACCAGAACTTCTGGTAGGAATCCTTGCTCTTCTCAGGAACATGTAGGTGTGGAGTTCTAATGCAAACATGATTTTTCTAGCACTCCTCTCCCCCGTTTGGATGGCACATCCAGTATATTTCTTTCTTCAGGAGTAATTGTTCTCAATCCACACTCATCTGTGCCTACTTGCTGAGAGTAGGCTCGCCAAAGTCAGGACTAAAAAAAGCAGTTATGCTGTAgagtagtatttatttatatttttggagaatacattttttcttttttaaaaagtttttatttataaaaaggaaacattgacaaaaccataggataagagtggtatagttccacacaattcccaccaccagaactccgtatcccatcccctcccctgatagctttcctattctttaaccccttgggagtatggacccaagttcattgtgggatgcagaaggtggaaggtttggcttctgtaattgcttccccactgaacatgggtattggcaggtagatccatactcacaTCCtacctttatctttccctagtagggtgggtctctgggggagcggagctccaggacatattggtggggttgtctgtctagggaagtctggatggcatcatgctagcatctggaacctggaggttgaaaaaagattaacatataaagctaaacaaattgttgaccagtcatggacctaaagaggctggaatggtgcagatgaagagttggtgggactccattttgtagatagctagtaggcattttttagctatattccaaagggcctgtggctatactgatgtttatttttttaattttttttttttagcctgaacctgaaatctgatatgcaggtggatcctaatcattgtctggggagatgatgtcatggatggcagaaggaccagaaatatggatcagggaagagagtagcttccaaatatggaaaaggtgtataaatactgctgatcgtaaaccccattgatttgatgtgatctggggcccatattcagcttaggggcctatgtgacctctgcatccctgcagatctgagctcacattctgtggtcataagtaggaacattccaagctgccccaatatcaggacccattttcatCAGGTGAAGGatagaatatattgtccagcctctcttcagaggatggaacatggaGAATACAATTTTTCATTTTGGGATTCTGTCTCCTGCTTCTAGATATTTGTGTGAAGAACTCTAGTTCTTAATTATGGCTTCTCTCCTGATCCACAAAATTACCAATATCCCTCAGATACTAGTAGAAAAGGTTTGTTTTTGTCTATGGATGTTCAGGAATCACCCCTTTATAATCATTTTTACTGTAGGTAAGAGTAAAAATAACTCCAACAAACAGGGCAGTTTTGCACCTGCTTAAgatcacatattacagtgtgcaaggacctgggttcaaggccacagtccccacatgcagtggggggagctttatgagcagtgaagcagtgctgcaagtctatctgcctgcctgtctctctctctccttccctcccccctccttttccctctagacttctgtctctattataaaaaatacatatatttaaaaagaaagctatagGACTTTATTTGGTTGCAATGAAGCTCTGATGGAGTGTACCCAACTGATATATTAAGCTTAGCTAGGAGACTGTGGCCTATTGCAAAGAGCTAAAGGTTCCTACCCGGCATCACTAGAGCTTAGTCAGTGAACTATAAACAACCAAAACAAAAGGAAAGCAGGGATAAGAAGATCTCCCATGAAAAGAAGACTTCATGACAGTCTCTTTCTTCTGGTTTGCCTGCTCCTGGCCCTTTGGGGGTTACTTGGGCTCTCTACCCCCATTTTTCCTTCCAGTATCTTCCCAGTAAAACTACTTCACCACTGACAAAGTGTGCATCTTGAAATTCTTTTCTGAGACATGAACAAGAACTGAACTAAGTTTTCAAGATCAGAGTCCCCGGCATTAATTTCACCTTTAGTAggcaaataatttttattttgcccAGCACAGATTTCATTTttatggtggctttttttttttttactatagcgATTAAAAACTTATTATCTACAAAGTTCCTGAGTTGGGCACAGTGGAAGTAATGATTAGAAGCTAATTTTACTAGAAACTAAAGGGTTTGGTTGTTTATTCAGTCCATGGGCTTCTTTGGCTcttctgtctatctccttctgAAAATACAAGGAAAGCTGAACTTGAGCTCCTATATGTCAGGGATAAatctggatcgaccttctcgtggtgcatcccgtgagtacccatttattggggaaactgacgatccttcctagccgactgagtccacatggatcccagtcactttcaaagccagcaacaagcaggcatcaggctcaacctgacgctgttgactggctacggaagaagggcaaatgctagaagaagggaTAAATCACtttctttccattctttattcacaatttaaaaaaaaatgtacaatcCATTCTTTattcacaattttaaaaaaataatgtataatttattttttttcaagccaTGTAGTTGGGCAAGGTCTGTCTTTTTACTCTTGTATTAAGTCCTGGTGCTGAAGTAAGGTAAAGAGAAGTAAAGGAAAGGCACATAGGGCTTTATCATTTTCCACTGTAACTTGCATGTTTTTGTTTCTCCTTTCAACTTTGCTAGAAAGTAAAATCCAACGGTTGTGGGTAGAAAGAAAACCAATGTAAGTCTGTATGTTTGAAAGTGACAGAAGGGAAGTGGGATTTCTTGATGAAAGAATGACTGAGTGACATTAGCAAACCCAGTGCAGCAAAACTGGGATCTAGGTGTTGTGGCAGAAAGAAAGACTAAAGGTTgatactgactttttaaaaaatctggccACTTTGCCAAAGACATAAGAAGGGTAGCTCCTGGGTCATTAGTCTTGTTTTAGCTTTGTAAAGCCAGCTTCTTGCTTAACACCCATGCAATCAGTTCTAGGGGGAGAAAGAAGTTACACCAACCAACTCTCAAGGGGCTGGCAATTAGACCTCATTTGCTAGAACACTAACTCTCTCTGGAAAGAGAATGCATACTAGCCAATTGCCAGAGCACTCTCTTTTATTGATCAGTCCACCCAGGCAATGAAAAGACAGCTTTGGAAAACctagaattaaagaaaaaaaaaaaaaggtggggaaggGATATGATGACTCTACAGTATTCTGATCATAATCTAAGCAATAAGCTTCTTTGggggttctagcaggggagtgcagctactcatatactctCAACCGAAGACCAGTCCGTCTCTATTCTGGGGAGACTGTCCTTTTCCACTGAGCGCAAGACTTTGGGAGGGACGCACacggagcagtgagggagggaggaatgagacacccgcctagccagccagatcaactGAATCAAtgctggcgatcaatggggtgacagatgttgtagccagatcgccctcacatcctcgTGGGTTTACTATGAATCAACCATTAttctaaattctttaaaaatgttaattcaGTAACTCTAGTTGGATTGCAGCCACCTATATATAAACCTACATAGAAATATAAATTGGTTCCAAATTCACCTCATATCCAAGGGCAAACCTCAGGGTAACTAGATACAATATCTTTTCTGGAAAAGGCCACTATGGGATTTATAAACCAAGGAGAAACCATTGCGCAAAATCAGTAGAGTGAGAAGAGTAAGATGGTAACAGATTCTGAGTTCTACTTTGAATACCAAATGGTTGCTACTTGAAGCTTGTCTACTATCCCAACCAGGCCATAGAGGTGGGATTGAGGGTCAGTAGACAACTGGACATAGTTCTGATATTTACTGTGTTTCTATCCAAGGCTGGTCATTCTGGGCCAACAGTGCACAGGGTATGGTAGGGGTGAGGCATCATCTCAGTCATATTCTTTCTCCTTGTACAAATAAGAAGCAGCTTTTCTAGCGGGGACCATACTGTGTCTTCTATGAGAGTACCAAAGGAACCAGAGTGGGGACCCTGAATTCCTATGTCCCTTCTACATTCACATTGCCAGGAGCCTACCTGTGCTGGGTAGTGTTGTGATCAACAATGCTTCAAACTCAACTCTGTCACCTCAGATATCTACCCTCCCTTCCCATTCACGTCTCTAATACTGTTGAATATAGAGCAAATTAACAGCTTTTGGATATGTTCAACATATGGCCACAGAGATTTTTCATGGTAAAGTGACCATATAGAGGCACAGCAAACATTTGTTTATCCATGGAACAGAAGAGACATAAAAATGCATGCTTTCTTCTCAGAGGGAGAAACCTGAGTAGTCTAAATAAAATGATTcccactggaatactactcagctattaaaaatgatgaattcaccttcttcacctcatcttgg
The sequence above is drawn from the Erinaceus europaeus chromosome 10, mEriEur2.1, whole genome shotgun sequence genome and encodes:
- the LOC103124865 gene encoding interferon omega-1 — protein: MALLLSLLMTLVVLSCGPSGSLGCELPQSHVLDSIQNMRLLGQMRRLSPLSCLKDRRDFRFPWQQVDGSQLQKVQVMSVHHEMVQQAFQLLLSERASAAWDKTLLDQVRTGLHQQLEHLDSCLVQLGTEEDSALSYGRASLEMKRYFQRIRLYLKEKKYSACAWEVIRVEIMRSFSLSTTLQERVKDEELGSP